A DNA window from Ornithinimicrobium humiphilum contains the following coding sequences:
- a CDS encoding MaoC family dehydratase: MTDLPPTSGAAAGDLDVRLLDGAPSIPASLVRGLATAPGRPGARGSLPGHRLVQTGVEQDLRRLADYCELTGSVLGDRVPATWLHVLTFPLQVALMAGRDFPFPMLGMVHVANTMTQHRPVTVAETLALSSWAERMAPHRKGTTVDLVGEARVGDQVVWEGRSTYLVRGAGSQAPAEQSRPAEEAPPVEEPPARSTTELAQWRLPADLGRRYARVAGDANPIHLTALTAKALGFPRAIAHGMWTHARALSALGPRVPESYVVDVQFAKPVLLPSTVVLRGDLGEGSARLAVTSRDGSRTHLSMQVNGL, encoded by the coding sequence ATGACCGATCTGCCTCCCACCTCCGGCGCGGCCGCCGGCGACCTCGACGTCCGCCTGCTCGACGGGGCGCCCTCGATCCCGGCCTCCCTCGTCCGTGGTCTCGCCACGGCTCCGGGGCGTCCGGGAGCCCGCGGCAGCCTCCCCGGGCACCGTCTCGTCCAGACCGGGGTGGAGCAGGACCTGCGCCGGCTCGCGGACTACTGCGAGCTGACCGGCTCGGTCCTCGGCGACCGCGTCCCGGCCACCTGGCTGCACGTCCTCACGTTCCCTCTCCAGGTCGCCCTCATGGCCGGGCGCGACTTCCCGTTCCCGATGCTCGGGATGGTGCACGTCGCCAACACCATGACGCAGCACCGCCCCGTCACGGTGGCCGAGACGCTGGCCCTCAGCTCCTGGGCCGAGCGGATGGCGCCCCACCGCAAGGGCACCACCGTCGACCTGGTCGGTGAGGCCCGCGTCGGCGACCAGGTCGTCTGGGAGGGCCGCAGCACCTACCTCGTGCGCGGCGCGGGGTCCCAGGCCCCAGCCGAGCAGTCGCGTCCTGCGGAGGAGGCGCCGCCCGTGGAGGAGCCGCCCGCACGTTCCACCACCGAGCTCGCGCAGTGGCGCCTGCCGGCCGACCTCGGGCGGCGCTACGCCCGGGTCGCGGGCGACGCCAACCCGATCCACCTGACCGCGCTCACCGCGAAGGCCCTGGGCTTCCCCCGGGCCATCGCCCACGGAATGTGGACGCACGCCCGGGCGTTGTCGGCCCTGGGCCCCCGCGTGCCGGAGAGCTACGTCGTCGACGTGCAGTTCGCCAAGCCGGTGCTGCTGCCCTCCACTGTGGTCCTGCGGGGCGACCTGGGAGAGGGTTCGGCGCGCCTCGCCGTGACCTCCCGCGACGGGTCCCGAACGCACCTGTCCATGCAGGTCAACGGCCTGTGA